The Macaca fascicularis isolate 582-1 chromosome 1, T2T-MFA8v1.1 genome includes a window with the following:
- the ADAM15 gene encoding disintegrin and metalloproteinase domain-containing protein 15 isoform X6 codes for MRLALLWALGLLGAGSPLPSWPLPNIAVLSISSVLSSGVLGPAGGTEEQQAMSEKAPRGPLEPQVLQDDLPISLKKVLQTSLPEPLRIKLELDGDSHILELLQNRELVPGRPTLVWYQPDGTRVVSEGHTLENCCYQGRVQGYAASWVSVCTCSGLRGLVVLSPERSYTLEQGPGDVQGPPIISRIQDLHLPGHTCVLSWREPVHTQTPPEHPLGQRHIRRWRRDVVTETKTVELVIVADHSEVQKYQDFQHLLNRTLEVALLLDTFFRPLNVRVALVGLEAWTQRDLVEISPNPAVTLENFLHWRRAHLLPRLPHDSAQLVTGTSFSGPMVGMAIQNSICSPDFSGGVNMDHSTSILGVASSIAHELGHSLGLDHDLPGNSCPCPGPAPAKTCIMEASTDFLPGLNFSNCSRQALEKALLDGMGSCLFERLPNLPPMAAFCGNMFVEPGEQCDCGFPDDCTDPCCDSSTCQLRPGAQCASDGPCCQNCQLRPSGWQCRPTRGDCDLPEFCPGDSSQCPPDISLGDGEPCAGGQAVCMHGRCASYAQQCQSLWGPGAQPAAPLCLQTANTRGNAFGSCGRNPSGGYVSCTPRDAICGQLQCQTGRTQPLLGSIQDLLWETIDVNGTELNCSWVHLDLGSDVAQPLLTLPGTACGPGLVCIDHRCQRVDLLGAQECRSKCHGHGLCDLRLVTNFAELSFPTYQMAIITVSPSKAHEVCDSNRHCYCEEGWAPPDCTTQLKATSSLTTGLLLSLLVLLVLVMLGASYWYRARLHQRLCQLKGPTCQYRAAQSGPPERPGPPQRALLARGTKQASALGFPAPPSRPLPPDPVPKRLQWCSSLGDRGAPQPSDTLSPRSSKGLRGQPSPHPQGSHCLPTPRAGAHPVTCQAQELESRP; via the exons ACCAGTCTGCCTGAGCCCCTGAGGATCAAGTTGGAGCTGGACGGTGACAGTCATATCCTGGAGCTGCTACAGAATAG GGAGTTGGTCCCAGGCCGCCCAACCCTGGTGTGGTACCAGCCCGATGGCACTCGGGTGGTCAGTGAGGGACACACTCTG GAGAACTGCTGCTACCAGGGAAGAGTGCAGGGATATGCAGCCTCCTGGGTGTCCGTCTGCACCTGCTCTGGGCTCAG aggCTTGGTGGTCCTGTCCCCAGAGAGAAGCTATACGCTGGAGCAGGGGCCTGGGGACGTTCAGGGTCCTCCCATTATTTCCCGAATCCAAGATCTCCACCTGCCAGGCCACACCTGTGTCCTGAGCTGGCGGGAACCTGTACACACTCAGACTCCACCAGAGCACCCCCTGGGACAGCGCCACATTCGCCGG TGGAGGCGGGATGTGGTAACAGAGACCAAGACTGTGGAGCTGGTGATTGTGGCTGATCACTCGGAG GTCCAGAAATACCAGGACTTCCAGCACCTGCTGAACCGCACACTGGAAGTGGCCCTCTTGCTGGACACA TTCTTCCGGCCTCTGAATGTACGAGTGGCACTAGTGGGCCTGGAGGCCTGGACCCAGCGTGACCTGGTGGAGATCAGCCCAAACCCGGCTGTCACCCTCGAAAACTTCCTCCACTGGCGCAGGGCACATTTGCTGCCTCGATTGCCTCACGACAGTGCCCAGCTGGTGAC TGGTACTTCATTCTCTGGGCCTATGGTGGGCATGGCCATTCAGAACTCCATCTGTTCTCCTGACTTCTCAGGAGGTGTGAACATG GACCACTCCACCAGCATCCTGGGAGTCGCCTCCTCCATAGCCCATGAGTTGGGCCACAGCCTGGGCCTGGACCATGATTTGCCTGGGAATAGCTGCCCCTGTCCAGGTCCAGCCCCAGCCAAGACCTGCATCATGGAGGCCTCCACAGA CTTCCTGCCAGGCCTGAACTTCAGCAACTGCAGCCGACAGGCCCTGGAGAAAGCCCTCCTGGATGGAATGGGCAGCTGCCTCTTTGAACGGCTGCCTAACCTGCCTCCTATGGCTGCTTTCTGTGGAAATATGTTTGTGGAGCCGGGCGAGCAGTGTGACTGTGGCTTCCCAGAT GACTGCACCGATCCCTGCTGTGATTCCTCAACCTGCCAGCTGAGGCCAGGGGCACAGTGTGCATCCGACGGACCCTGTTGTCAAAATTGCCAG CTACGCCCGTCTGGCTGGCAGTGTCGTCCTACCAGAGGGGATTGTGACTTGCCTGAATTCTGCCCAGGAGACAGCTCCCAGTGTCCCCCTGATATCAGCCTAGGGGACGGCGAGCCCTGCGCTGGTGGGCAAGCTGTGTGCATGCATGGGCGTTGTGCCTCCTATGCCCAGCAGTGCCAGTCACTTTGGGGACCTGGAGCCCAGCCCGCTGCGCCACTTTGCCTCCAGACAGCCAATACTCGGGGAAATGCCTTTGGGAGCTGTGGGCGCAACCCCAGTGGCGGCTACGTGTCCTGTACCCCTAG aGATGCCATTTGCGGGCAACTCCAGTGCCAGACAGGTAGGACCCAGCCTCTGCTGGGGTCCATCCAGGATCTACTCTGGGAGACAATAGATGTGAATGGGACTGAGCTGAACTGCAGCTGGGTGCACCTGGACCTGGGCAGTGATGTGGCCCAGCCCCTCCTGACTCTGCCTGGCACAGCCTGTGGCCCTGGCCTG GTGTGCATAGACCATCGATGCCAGCGTGTGGATCTCCTGGGGGCACAGGAATGTCGAAGCAAATGCCATGGACATGGG TTGTGTGACCTCAGGCTGGTTACTAACTTTGCTGagctcagtttccccacctatCAAATGGCTATAATAACAGTATCCCCATCCAAGGCACATGAG GTCTGTGACAGCAACAGGCACTGCTACTGTGAGGAGGGCTGGGCACCCCCTGACTGCACCACTCAGCTCAAAG CAACCAGCTCCCTGACCACAGGGctgctcctcagcctcctggtgtTATTGGTCCTGGTGATGCTTGGTGCCAGCTACTGGTACCGTGCCCGCCTGCACCAGCGACTCTGCCAGCTCAAGGGACCCACTTGCCAGTACAG GGCAGCCCAGTCTGGTCCCCCTGAACGGCCAGGACCTCCGCAGAGGGCCCTGCTGGCACGAGGCACTAAG CAGGCTAGTGCTCTCGGCTTCCCGGCCCCCCCTTCCAGGCCGCTGCCGCCTGACCCTGTGCCCAAGAGACTCCAG TGGTGCTCTTCATTAGGTGATCGGGGTGCCCCTCAGCCTTCAGACACTCTGAGCCCCAGAAGCAGCAAAgg TCTCAGGGGCCAGCCAAGCCCCCACCCCCAAGGAAGCCACTGCCTGCCGACCCCCAGGGCCGGTGCCCATCCGGTgacctgccaggcccaggagctGGAATCCCGCCCCTAG
- the ADAM15 gene encoding disintegrin and metalloproteinase domain-containing protein 15 isoform X1: MRLALLWALGLLGAGSPLPSWPLPNIAVLSISSVLSSGVLGPAGGTEEQQAMSEKAPRGPLEPQVLQDDLPISLKKVLQTSLPEPLRIKLELDGDSHILELLQNRELVPGRPTLVWYQPDGTRVVSEGHTLENCCYQGRVQGYAASWVSVCTCSGLRGLVVLSPERSYTLEQGPGDVQGPPIISRIQDLHLPGHTCVLSWREPVHTQTPPEHPLGQRHIRRWRRDVVTETKTVELVIVADHSEVQKYQDFQHLLNRTLEVALLLDTFFRPLNVRVALVGLEAWTQRDLVEISPNPAVTLENFLHWRRAHLLPRLPHDSAQLVTGTSFSGPMVGMAIQNSICSPDFSGGVNMDHSTSILGVASSIAHELGHSLGLDHDLPGNSCPCPGPAPAKTCIMEASTDFLPGLNFSNCSRQALEKALLDGMGSCLFERLPNLPPMAAFCGNMFVEPGEQCDCGFPDDCTDPCCDSSTCQLRPGAQCASDGPCCQNCQLRPSGWQCRPTRGDCDLPEFCPGDSSQCPPDISLGDGEPCAGGQAVCMHGRCASYAQQCQSLWGPGAQPAAPLCLQTANTRGNAFGSCGRNPSGGYVSCTPRDAICGQLQCQTGRTQPLLGSIQDLLWETIDVNGTELNCSWVHLDLGSDVAQPLLTLPGTACGPGLVCIDHRCQRVDLLGAQECRSKCHGHGLCDLRLVTNFAELSFPTYQMAIITVSPSKAHEVCDSNRHCYCEEGWAPPDCTTQLKATSSLTTGLLLSLLVLLVLVMLGASYWYRARLHQRLCQLKGPTCQYRAAQSGPPERPGPPQRALLARGTKQASALGFPAPPSRPLPPDPVPKRLQWCSSLGDRGAPQPSDTLSPRSSKGLSWLTDPIPLPALCPLTRCLRGQPSPHPQGSHCLPTPRAGAHPVTCQAQELESRP, encoded by the exons ACCAGTCTGCCTGAGCCCCTGAGGATCAAGTTGGAGCTGGACGGTGACAGTCATATCCTGGAGCTGCTACAGAATAG GGAGTTGGTCCCAGGCCGCCCAACCCTGGTGTGGTACCAGCCCGATGGCACTCGGGTGGTCAGTGAGGGACACACTCTG GAGAACTGCTGCTACCAGGGAAGAGTGCAGGGATATGCAGCCTCCTGGGTGTCCGTCTGCACCTGCTCTGGGCTCAG aggCTTGGTGGTCCTGTCCCCAGAGAGAAGCTATACGCTGGAGCAGGGGCCTGGGGACGTTCAGGGTCCTCCCATTATTTCCCGAATCCAAGATCTCCACCTGCCAGGCCACACCTGTGTCCTGAGCTGGCGGGAACCTGTACACACTCAGACTCCACCAGAGCACCCCCTGGGACAGCGCCACATTCGCCGG TGGAGGCGGGATGTGGTAACAGAGACCAAGACTGTGGAGCTGGTGATTGTGGCTGATCACTCGGAG GTCCAGAAATACCAGGACTTCCAGCACCTGCTGAACCGCACACTGGAAGTGGCCCTCTTGCTGGACACA TTCTTCCGGCCTCTGAATGTACGAGTGGCACTAGTGGGCCTGGAGGCCTGGACCCAGCGTGACCTGGTGGAGATCAGCCCAAACCCGGCTGTCACCCTCGAAAACTTCCTCCACTGGCGCAGGGCACATTTGCTGCCTCGATTGCCTCACGACAGTGCCCAGCTGGTGAC TGGTACTTCATTCTCTGGGCCTATGGTGGGCATGGCCATTCAGAACTCCATCTGTTCTCCTGACTTCTCAGGAGGTGTGAACATG GACCACTCCACCAGCATCCTGGGAGTCGCCTCCTCCATAGCCCATGAGTTGGGCCACAGCCTGGGCCTGGACCATGATTTGCCTGGGAATAGCTGCCCCTGTCCAGGTCCAGCCCCAGCCAAGACCTGCATCATGGAGGCCTCCACAGA CTTCCTGCCAGGCCTGAACTTCAGCAACTGCAGCCGACAGGCCCTGGAGAAAGCCCTCCTGGATGGAATGGGCAGCTGCCTCTTTGAACGGCTGCCTAACCTGCCTCCTATGGCTGCTTTCTGTGGAAATATGTTTGTGGAGCCGGGCGAGCAGTGTGACTGTGGCTTCCCAGAT GACTGCACCGATCCCTGCTGTGATTCCTCAACCTGCCAGCTGAGGCCAGGGGCACAGTGTGCATCCGACGGACCCTGTTGTCAAAATTGCCAG CTACGCCCGTCTGGCTGGCAGTGTCGTCCTACCAGAGGGGATTGTGACTTGCCTGAATTCTGCCCAGGAGACAGCTCCCAGTGTCCCCCTGATATCAGCCTAGGGGACGGCGAGCCCTGCGCTGGTGGGCAAGCTGTGTGCATGCATGGGCGTTGTGCCTCCTATGCCCAGCAGTGCCAGTCACTTTGGGGACCTGGAGCCCAGCCCGCTGCGCCACTTTGCCTCCAGACAGCCAATACTCGGGGAAATGCCTTTGGGAGCTGTGGGCGCAACCCCAGTGGCGGCTACGTGTCCTGTACCCCTAG aGATGCCATTTGCGGGCAACTCCAGTGCCAGACAGGTAGGACCCAGCCTCTGCTGGGGTCCATCCAGGATCTACTCTGGGAGACAATAGATGTGAATGGGACTGAGCTGAACTGCAGCTGGGTGCACCTGGACCTGGGCAGTGATGTGGCCCAGCCCCTCCTGACTCTGCCTGGCACAGCCTGTGGCCCTGGCCTG GTGTGCATAGACCATCGATGCCAGCGTGTGGATCTCCTGGGGGCACAGGAATGTCGAAGCAAATGCCATGGACATGGG TTGTGTGACCTCAGGCTGGTTACTAACTTTGCTGagctcagtttccccacctatCAAATGGCTATAATAACAGTATCCCCATCCAAGGCACATGAG GTCTGTGACAGCAACAGGCACTGCTACTGTGAGGAGGGCTGGGCACCCCCTGACTGCACCACTCAGCTCAAAG CAACCAGCTCCCTGACCACAGGGctgctcctcagcctcctggtgtTATTGGTCCTGGTGATGCTTGGTGCCAGCTACTGGTACCGTGCCCGCCTGCACCAGCGACTCTGCCAGCTCAAGGGACCCACTTGCCAGTACAG GGCAGCCCAGTCTGGTCCCCCTGAACGGCCAGGACCTCCGCAGAGGGCCCTGCTGGCACGAGGCACTAAG CAGGCTAGTGCTCTCGGCTTCCCGGCCCCCCCTTCCAGGCCGCTGCCGCCTGACCCTGTGCCCAAGAGACTCCAG TGGTGCTCTTCATTAGGTGATCGGGGTGCCCCTCAGCCTTCAGACACTCTGAGCCCCAGAAGCAGCAAAgg GCTGAGCTGGCTGACCGACCCAATCCCCCTACCCGCCCTCTGCCCGCTGACCCGATG TCTCAGGGGCCAGCCAAGCCCCCACCCCCAAGGAAGCCACTGCCTGCCGACCCCCAGGGCCGGTGCCCATCCGGTgacctgccaggcccaggagctGGAATCCCGCCCCTAG